From Cannabis sativa cultivar Pink pepper isolate KNU-18-1 chromosome 8, ASM2916894v1, whole genome shotgun sequence, a single genomic window includes:
- the LOC115701183 gene encoding uncharacterized protein LOC115701183 produces MELVIMALITLSCIFLSAFLTPCASLPIIHTQSSHKQEQAPLVHVHALMPLPWKLGFPTEEVNAMVIGRRAILSASMSNNNRRKQKENFSGKGVKNKVVRHRSRGTWREWVEGSDTSGDYFTMDYTRVRRRRPIHNKSIPVIRP; encoded by the exons ATGGAGCTGGTAATAATGGCACTCATTACTTTATCATGTATTTTCCTCTCGGCTTTTTTAACTCCCTGTGCTTCCTTACCAATAATTCACACTCAATCCTCACATAAACAAG AGCAGGCTCCTCTAGTACATGTACATGCATTAATGCCGTTGCCCTGGAAGCTTGGTTTTCCTACTGAAGAAGTTAAT GCCATGGTCATAGGACGACGAGCAATACTCTCTGCCTCCATGTCTAATAACAACAGAAGGAAACAGAAGGAAAATTTCTCAG GGAAGGGTGTGAAAAATAAAGTAGTAAGGCACAGAAGCAGAGGGACATGGCGAGAGTGGGTAGAAGGGAGTGATACATCTGGAGATTACTTTACAATGGATTATACCAGGGTCAGACGACGTCGTCCCATACACAACAAGTCAATCCCAGTCATTCGTCCATGA
- the LOC115701198 gene encoding uncharacterized protein LOC115701198, whose amino-acid sequence MKLERESVFGHISPGHKPDSKLFDYNNISLESTGLKSQSITKDGQNRPLCDFKDNEKDAAQLIYLMNDEGSLAASKVDCFNKVDDINNQDEYEIEEFAAPFTKSSLEIKNGSNYYTDKSVMECELPELQVCYKESGFSSVKDICIDEGVPSQDKFLFGNGENKKDLCTFVFPDADENEQHSKEHMDIGIPSSIALKSSVKNQSEKEFVVDCESKDLMPRGEVKCDAPSDKIFPEDLVMMRELCIENLHSKSSSCDGIASVQVQTSSDNASETTQMDSMGSAMAAEKLDNNIEEESEIPSSLSAAEESSSSSSLDNQLSNNSKKEKGSSTGDFDSLVSAGTTKEECSHNGISECLEIEDASPVDDRMVVPDQVQHNRSSVNVTREEDLQHGVCGGDKTPNTMVEVESETSAMSSQQELATEECSHHGVSGRNETTNTSSVDERNSETQNVSSPVEHVMDKESPRNSDAHQSRDMPMFEDGTFGAHTVSGQFHYSHGESSFSAAGPMSGRINYSGPIPYSGSVSLRSDSSTTSTRSFAFPVLQSEWNSSPVRMAKADRRRFRKDKGWRQGLLCCRF is encoded by the exons ATGAAACTTG AAAGGGAATCTGTGTTTGGCCATATATCTCCGGGACACAAGCCTGATAGCAAGTTGTTCGATTACAATAACATCTCTTTGGAATCCACCGGGTTGAAGTCGCAAAGCATCACAAAAGATGGTCAAAATCGGCCGTTGTGTGATTTTAAGGACAACGAGAAAGATGCTGCTCAGTTAATTTACTTGATGAATGATGAAGGTAGTTTGGCTGCATCAAAAGTTGATTGTTTTAATAAGGTGGATGATATAAACAATCAGGACGAATATGAGATTGAAGAATTTGCGGCTCCATTCACCAAATCTTCTTTAGAAATAAAAAACGGATCAAATTATTATACAGACAAAAGTGTTATGGAATGTGAACTGCCGGAACTTCAAGTTTGCTACAAAGAGAGTGGTTTCAGTTCTGTCAAGGACATCTGCATCGATGAAGGAGTGCCGTCCCAGGACAAGTTCTTATTTGGAAATGGTGAAAACAAGAAAGATCTTTGTACGTTTGTTTTTCCTGATGCAGATGAAAATGAACAACACAGTAAAGAACACATGGATATTGGCATCCCAAGTTCAATCGCTTTAAAATCTTCTGTCAAAAATCAGTCAGAAAAAGAATTTGTCGTGGATTGTGAATCCAAGGATTTGATGCCGAGAGGCGAGGTGAAATGTGATGCACCCAGTGATAAAATTTTTCCTGAAGATTTAGTTATGATGAGGGAGTTATGCATAGAGAATCTTCACTCCAAGTCTTCTAGTTGTGATGGCATTGCATCTGTGCAAGTTCAG ACATCAAGTGACAATGCAAGTGAAACAACACAGATGGATAGCATGGGCTCTGCTATGGCAGCTGAGAAGCTAGATAATAACATCGAGGAAGAATCGGAAATACCATCTTCTCTATCTGCAGCCGAAGAATCATCAAGTAGCAGCAGCCTTGACAACCAGTTATCCAACAATAGTAAGAAGGAGAAGGGAAGTAGTACTGGTGATTTTGATTCCTTAGTTTCTGCAGGCACTACAAAAGAGGAGTGCTCTCACAATGGCATAAGTGAATGTCTTGAAATTGAAGATGCGTCTCCCGTTGATGACAGGATGGTTGTTCCAGACCAAGTTCAACACAATCGTTCTTCTGTTAATGTAACTAGAGAGGAGGATCTGCAACATGGTGTCTGTGGAGGCGACAAAACTCCGAACACAATGGTTGAGGTTGAGAGTGAGACTTCTGCAATGAGCTCTCAGCAAGAATTGGCCACAGAGGAGTGCTCTCACCATGGTGTTAGTGGACGTAATGAAACTACAAATACTTCCTCGGTTGATGAAAGGAATTCCGAGACACAGAATGTTTCAAGCCCAGTCGAACATGTCATGGATAAAGAGTCTCCCCGAAATAGTGACGCTCACCAAAGTCGAGACATGCCCATGTTTGAAGATGGGACATTCGGTGCACATACTGTTTCGGGTCAATTTCATTATAGCCATGGAGAGTCCAGTTTCTCTGCCGCTGGTCCAATGTCAGGTCGGATAAATTATTCAGGGCCTATACCATATTCAGGCAGTGTCTCTCTTCGATCAGATAGCAGTACAACAAGCACACGTTCTTTTGCCTTTCCCGT ATTACAGTCTGAATGGAATAGCAGTCCAGTTAGAATGGCCAAGGCTGATCGGCGACGTTTTCGAAAAGATAAGGGTTGGAGGCAGGGCCTTCTTTGCTGTAGATTCTGA